Within Wyeomyia smithii strain HCP4-BCI-WySm-NY-G18 chromosome 2, ASM2978416v1, whole genome shotgun sequence, the genomic segment CGACGAGGATAACCGGTACAATGAAAACAGCGACGGTCTTGGAAGAAACGGGTCTTGCCTGATTCAGTTTATTTTTAGTGTTGAATAGATACAGTCGGTTTTTAGTTCGCGAGAAAGGATCTCCTGTGTGGCTGATGGATTATCGATTTTTATCTTCAGTTCTTTCAGTATACTCTCTTTGAACTCCAACAGCGATGGGGTTTGATTTTCTGAGAGAGTAACAGAACACTGCTCTTCATAATCGGAATGAATAGCTTGTAGGAATGTAAAAATTTGATGTTTGTATCTGAAAGGAAAATATTGAATGGCTATATCAAAAGCTATTGAATAGataaaaacaaatttgttttaCCTAGCGTAGAGTTTTATCTTTTGTGTGGATGTTTTCTGCTCGTCTAATCTTATCAACACCGCCTGCCAGTATCCGCTATCAGCATAGTAAAATAAGCACGAAGGTTCCTATATGATTCGGACAGACAAAAGATTTGCTATCAATCGAAatgactcaaaaaaaaaaaaaatagcaccaCCTACCTGCTGATCCGTGCCAGAGGGTAAGCTTACTTGGTGAAATTTTAATTCTTCTCTGCAAAAGCGGTCAAGCCCATAGGTGGCATTTTTTAGAAACGTGATTTTGAGAGACAGGAACTCCGATGTTGCCGTCACTGCTAGCAGATCATTGGCTAGGTATCGTTGGTCATCGAAAGAAATTGCCAACCTCTGACTGTAGAGGTCTTTTCTGGTTACCTCAACGTTTCCCACGAACAGCTGTAGGGGGTCGCATAAATCTTGCTCCACCGTAGCGACGTTATAGTTTACGAAACATTCAAAAACGGTGGAAAATTCTCGTTGATCAAGCGCTGAGGAAAGTTTCATCGTGGCGATAAAGACAGCCGTTTGCTCAGAGTGAAGTGCGTTAATCTGAAATTATAGACGATAGTTAAGTGTTAAAATATCTACACATCGGAGGTACTAACCTTCGGTATGCCCCACTCCTGCTGGAACAGCGGTACGTCAGATATAATATCCTCTGCTTGTAATATTTGCTCGtagtttttaaattcaaaatcatcATCTTGCAACTGGTAGAACTTGAACGAATACTCGAAATGGTTCCTCGAACGATTGTTCAGTAACAAGCTTAAGTTAATCAGCGTAAGACGCCTGTAAAGAGAAGCACAAAAGAAGGTAAATTAATTATTACTTTCCACCCCGTAGATAAGTACATGCACAACAAGTAGTCCTGAAAACAATCAGCTACTTTAACCAACAATGCTCTTCATAATCCTATGCGGAACACTCTTCGGAGCCGCGTAACCGCACATGATCAACACCGTACCTTTTTATGGCGCAAACAGAGCGTGAGCGAGAAATAATGGAACCACTCTTCCTGCTATGCGCCCGCCGTATGAAAAATGCTGCAGTGAGCATCCAACTTTGTGTTGTGTTGTTATATTATTCGCTATAGCCAGTAACTCACTCTCCCGCAAATTCTCACTCGCCTTTCGCGCTCCCAACAGTGACGCAGTGCTGGGTTGGAAAACTCGTCGGTTTTCCTCCCTCGCCAGAATTTCAGTTCAACAGAGAACTTTGTGCGGGTAACATCTAGCGCATAACACGGCATCGCCTCGAAGGGTCACGCGACTAGACTCTGGTGCTGTCACAGCCGCTTTTCGTCACTTTCTTCCACTAACTAGTCTCGGAAAACTCAACCCCTAGTCAAAGTCTATCCTGTGTTTTTTTTCACTTCCGGTGTGCTCTCTTTCTGTCCGTGGTGTTTAAAGGAAAAAGCAATCATTGTGGTGAAAAGTTTTCTCTATCATCgaagcgaaaacgaaaacgacagcCAGCCTTTTCGACACAATACATATCACCATCATCATTCTTTCAAAAGTGCGGTTCTATTTTTACATCCATAGAAGCAAGCGTATTTTGGTCTAAATTAGAAAGCTTTTCGCTTTCGGCTCGTATTGTTGCTGTTATCGAAGGAGGGCCTATCCCCGAAGCGGCCGCGACTGATTGCATGAATAGGTAAAGTTTATGGCAAATTCCACGGTAGCGAAAAATTTCCTGTGTACAAAACGAGAGAATGATTGGACTCGCGTGCTGAAAGCCAAGAAAGAACAAAAAAGCACAGAGTGAAGTGTTGGGGGTGAACAATGGAAGTCAAGGATATGTACGCTTGGGTCCTCGCCGGGAGAGGAAGTGGTCTGGAATGCAGAATGAAAAGTTGTGTTGCGGAAAATTAAACGCTCTTGGAGTGAGAGGCAAGCCCGTTAAGTTTCGCTACAGGATATACTAGGTGCAGGGGTTAGTGTATGGGTGACGATTGGGAGTCAGGGGAACAAATTCCGAAAGAGCATTTTCGATTCAATGCATTTTGTTAGATGGAGGCGGAAAAAATCACAATTCAAAAGAACACCGACTCAAACAaagtttgaaattatttccTATTGGCATAGAAActtatagaaaaaaattatgtctagaaaaatttaaaacaaaaacattacAAGATAATGCgtaaaatatttaatcaactGACTGCCATACAGTTCGTAAATTTCACGTACTGCATGTAACGGGCAGGTTTACTGCAATTTAAAACAGTCCTGGTATCACATAATATTGATATACAACTGtgattcaatgaaaaaaaaaaaaacaaacaccatgCGTTGTAAACGCTTGTTTTCACGTTCCAAATGTGGGTAAATATGTCACAACTTTATAGCCTTGGCAACGGTTCGATAACGTTTGAATAAGGAAACAAATTCGTGCTATTTAATCAAATgcgaaaacaaacatttttgcctttctcctagaaaggtatagcaatcacttgcaaaaccgaaagtataaaagtgctccaaagggccgaatggcatatatcactcgactcagctcgacgagctgagcattttatgtatgtgtgtgtgtgtgtgtatgtgtgtgtgtgtgtatgtgcagatttttattctcactcacttttctcagagatggctggtccgattttcatgaaattaattgcaaatgagaggtcttgttgtcccataagaccctattgaattttattgtaatcggatttttagtttagaggttatgtatcaaaatgtaaaaatcatgaaacatcattatctcaaaaactacacaaccgatttgaacaaaattggtctcaaaagaacgggctacctgaaaaaccctaaagttttgagttttataaagatttaacttgtggttcaaaagttatgaaaagaaacgtcttctgaagactgtttaatctcactcatgtttctcagagatggctagaccgatcttcataaaatcagtttcaaatggaaggtctagttgccccatgagaccctattgatttattttgatatcgaactattactttgactgttatgtttaaaaatgtgaaatccggctatgaaaaggaacatattccgaagactacttggactcactcatatttctcagagatggctgacccgattcccacaaaattagtgtcaaatgaaaggtctagctgcctcataacaccctattgaattttactgtaatcgaacttcattatctcagaaactacacaaccgatttgatcaataggaTTATCAGATGGGCGGGCTAGTTGAGAGTTAACTgaagaattatgattgaacacgtggtttcaaagtttggctgccctatacgttcccatttcatttgattataatcaaacttaagcaaccgttatgtattaaattgttaacaaaacaacgaaagtctattatctcaaagataatATGACTCATTTGAACATGACTGTCAATTTAATGACTGTCAATGAACATGACTGACATTTGAACATTGAACtgtctcaaactcacaaataacaaacttcatagcaatttgataagtggctcaaaagttatggaaagaaatgaaattcaaagactatttaaaactttacctgctttgatcgatatatgtggcatcaacataaattaaatgtggtatcgtactaattgaacgttccaaattcattaattCCTTGCGAAGTGTTTAAaaactgcaaatgcacgacgaatcggccataggatatgatcaaagtcaaataacaaatcgtttgaaatgattggttttaatcgaaatgacaacatcctcgacttttggcttgtgGACATCGCCTTAatgctgaatatattcatattgggtggtattcggtcaatttcagcagattttctagcatcaatctgacaccggaaattccaaaaacttaaagtggacgtctttaaattcaaaatggtgtccagggttaatgtttggtttctatgcatcatctcgattcggaaatatccatattgagtattattcggtcattttcgacctagaagttgccatttagcaattcaaaatagtgtctgaggtcaattgttagctcgttgatcattctggttccggagatactcatattggatggtatttggttattttaggctgtttttacacaaaccggaagtcgccatcttggatttcaaaatggtatttaaaataatttctagcctctgagcgtcattctggttgaagaaacacccatattgggtgttattcgatcattttcggctgtttaccaggaaccggaagtcgccaacctataatccaaaatggggtctgtggtcgattacagctgctgtgtatcattttagatcaggagatactcatgttagacggaaatcggccatttttggctgttttccagaacccagaagttgtcatcttacaatcccaaatgttgcctgaggtcgattatggaacatatttgttaccactaaaaacattcacctaccaaatatggttccatttagttgattagttcgcgagatgtgcagaaatttgtgtttcatccaactattatggacatatttgttaccccttaaaatccacatgccaaattcggtttcatttgcttggtttgttcttgagttgtgtagaaatttatgttttatgtttgtttGTTATGTTAGTTTTCGAgcaaggttgttaatacgatagattatcgtcgataatcgtcatcgcccCTACCAATAACGTATGGTATCTTTATTTACGATGAcgatagcgtcttcaaacattaacgatatcggcgatgacgatagtcactagacgttatcggtgaggaaacgtttttttcacttcggagggttggagacgaaacatcactaggcaacaggaagaaacttttccatatttgtttatgtttcgcgtctcatcaggaaaataaacaataacaggtatcgttatcgacgttttcaataaattatcgattaacaacattgttttcgagcctatatggatcaaacagacagacagatcggactgcatttttatatgtatagattacaacatcaatattttagaacttaaagagtgaatatacatttattggattgaagcgttcatgtaaatttatttttacaaataaaaatttgaaggagaaaggctgggtctgaccgctaggtggattaatttaggtttttttcaatgaatgaataacTATCTGTTGGTTGCTAAACAGAAGAATTTATGCGCATCCAATAAAACTAACTTTAAAGTTCCATTTACACAAGATATAAAGTACAAACATAACAATTTGGTTAAACTTTGTGTTCCCTATTTGCCTGAAATACTAAAAATTATTGAGGTCTTAAAATAAATCGTAAAAAAGTAGTATTCTCAAATACATGAGTTAACATGGACTACTCAATAACAAAATCTGAACGATTTGTCC encodes:
- the LOC129720847 gene encoding uncharacterized protein LOC129720847 codes for the protein MSSNSDYREEIPRCLLDQLLYVERIALHRKYSVLVLITKSYRMLEVKERAILSTIDLEKFLHKHESTSVYSFFGTISPDENPALAGKNEVSLAVFRSNDGIERKIFYLVSIDHKLVIVERKDQPAVKYVHIETYERYIKHEITGREDCPGLPVVKIYVEYQLDPIVTDFQSYKTEGTENCVNNFTCFEDTLKTLREQTNKSRAELATIRSTTGELFERLNDRFKQVPGLLRTENPDEKRPLVKYGDVWIKVHNEQLVLGIPIFNCTYKRRLTLINLSLLLNNRSRNHFEYSFKFYQLQDDDFEFKNYEQILQAEDIISDVPLFQQEWGIPKINALHSEQTAVFIATMKLSSALDQREFSTVFECFVNYNVATVEQDLCDPLQLFVGNVEVTRKDLYSQRLAISFDDQRYLANDLLAVTATSEFLSLKITFLKNATYGLDRFCREELKFHQVSLPSGTDQQEPSCLFYYADSGYWQAVLIRLDEQKTSTQKIKLYARYKHQIFTFLQAIHSDYEEQCSVTLSENQTPSLLEFKESILKELKIKIDNPSATQEILSRELKTDCIYSTLKIN